A genomic segment from Bryobacteraceae bacterium encodes:
- a CDS encoding DUF1552 domain-containing protein — MKTPSAPSRRHFLRGTGVALALPWMESLPLHAAETKAALKPPTRFACVYFSNGVEPIHWWAKGQGASMELGAAIEPMLPHREDIIFLRGLYNQAAVASTSPHLGRSPNMLSGASVSLDPNDVRVGATFDQVLSRRIGAATRVPSLVLGIEPNELRLEDGVSMIYGSAISWATDTRPATKEIYPARAFDMLVGDGRGRKLDKSILDAVRSDTQSLQPKIGGSDKRKLDEYLESIRDIETRIDRAAKEERLEGWRPSLDKPDMERPAETLPQVIPDHMKLMLDIMVLAFRMDRTRIATIMLNNDLSQMNFKFLEGVKGSLHLDLTHNGKNPQAEAMYLKTNQFHFAQFAYLVDRLKQYDEGGQSILDSSILLGGSNLHDGDTHSADQMPLLLAGRGNGTIRPGRIVDVLEKGDDNRRACSLYLSIMDRMGVQLESFGDASQRLADL; from the coding sequence ATGAAGACCCCATCCGCACCGTCCCGACGCCACTTCCTTCGGGGAACCGGCGTCGCGCTCGCTCTTCCCTGGATGGAGTCGCTTCCGCTCCACGCCGCCGAGACCAAAGCGGCCCTGAAGCCGCCCACGCGCTTTGCCTGCGTCTACTTCTCGAACGGCGTCGAGCCTATCCACTGGTGGGCCAAGGGTCAGGGCGCGTCGATGGAACTCGGCGCTGCCATTGAACCCATGCTGCCCCACCGCGAGGACATCATCTTCCTTCGCGGACTCTATAACCAGGCCGCCGTCGCGTCCACCAGCCCCCACCTCGGCCGTTCGCCGAACATGCTCTCCGGCGCGAGCGTCAGCCTCGATCCCAATGACGTTCGCGTCGGCGCCACGTTCGATCAGGTGCTCTCCCGCCGCATCGGCGCGGCAACTCGCGTCCCCTCGCTCGTGCTTGGCATCGAGCCCAATGAACTGCGCCTCGAAGACGGCGTCTCGATGATCTACGGCTCGGCCATCTCCTGGGCTACCGATACGCGCCCGGCCACCAAGGAGATCTACCCCGCGCGTGCTTTCGACATGCTCGTCGGCGACGGCCGCGGCCGCAAGCTCGACAAAAGCATCCTCGACGCCGTCCGCTCCGATACCCAGTCCCTGCAGCCCAAAATCGGCGGCTCCGACAAGCGCAAGCTCGACGAGTATCTCGAATCCATCCGCGACATCGAAACCCGCATCGATCGCGCCGCCAAGGAAGAACGTCTCGAAGGCTGGCGCCCCTCGCTCGACAAGCCCGACATGGAGCGTCCCGCCGAAACGCTGCCCCAGGTCATCCCCGATCACATGAAGCTGATGCTCGACATCATGGTCCTCGCCTTCCGCATGGACCGCACGCGCATCGCCACCATCATGCTCAACAACGACCTGTCGCAGATGAACTTCAAGTTCCTCGAAGGCGTGAAGGGCAGCCTCCACCTCGACCTGACTCACAACGGCAAGAACCCGCAGGCCGAGGCCATGTATCTCAAGACCAACCAATTCCACTTCGCCCAGTTCGCCTATCTCGTGGACCGGCTGAAGCAGTATGACGAAGGCGGCCAGTCGATCCTCGACAGCTCCATCCTCCTCGGCGGCTCCAACCTCCACGACGGCGACACTCACTCCGCCGATCAGATGCCCCTCCTGCTCGCCGGCCGCGGCAACGGAACTATCCGTCCCGGCCGCATCGTCGACGTGCTCGAGAAGGGTGATGACAACCGCCGCGCCTGCAGCCTCTATCTGTCGATCATGGACCGCATGGGCGTGCAGCTCGAAAGCTTCGGCGACGCCTCGCAGCGGCTCGCCGACCTATAA
- a CDS encoding isocitrate/isopropylmalate dehydrogenase family protein, producing MKTYSVAVLPGDGIGPDVTAEAVKALRAAEARVGGARYRLDEFSVGAGEYLRSGDPMPEATFQEISRRDVILLGAMGLPNIRWASGQEMAPQLDLRERLELYCGLRPLKLYHPNDAPLKNPGAIDFAIIRENTEGLFSSRKDTYAADADRVIDRMTITRRGAERVIHSAFREAAKRRKRVTLVDKANVLPSMAYFRGIFFEIAKQYPEIATDCVYVDAVTLYMVQRPASFDVMVTENMFGDIISDLGAAVVGGMGMAPSGDIGDKHAVFQPSHGSAPDIAGKGIANPVATILSVAMMFEWLGEDETARLVYGAVERVLADPNNRTADLGGSKSTVAMGDLIEAAL from the coding sequence ATGAAGACATACTCGGTGGCGGTGCTTCCGGGCGACGGGATTGGTCCGGATGTAACCGCCGAAGCGGTGAAGGCGCTGCGAGCGGCGGAGGCGCGGGTTGGCGGCGCGCGGTACCGGCTGGATGAGTTTTCCGTGGGCGCGGGCGAATACCTGCGCTCGGGCGACCCGATGCCGGAGGCGACGTTCCAGGAGATTTCGCGGCGGGACGTGATCCTGCTCGGCGCGATGGGGCTGCCGAACATCCGCTGGGCGAGCGGGCAGGAGATGGCGCCGCAGCTCGACCTGCGCGAGCGGCTGGAGCTCTACTGCGGGCTGCGCCCATTGAAGCTCTATCATCCGAACGATGCTCCGTTGAAGAACCCTGGCGCGATCGACTTCGCGATCATCCGCGAGAACACCGAGGGGCTGTTCAGTTCGCGGAAGGATACTTACGCGGCGGATGCCGATCGGGTTATAGACCGGATGACGATCACTCGGCGCGGAGCGGAGCGGGTGATTCACTCGGCGTTCCGCGAGGCAGCCAAGCGGCGGAAGCGGGTGACGCTCGTCGATAAAGCCAACGTGCTGCCTTCGATGGCTTACTTCCGGGGGATCTTCTTCGAAATCGCCAAGCAATATCCGGAGATCGCCACCGACTGCGTGTATGTGGACGCGGTGACTTTGTATATGGTTCAGCGGCCGGCGTCGTTCGATGTGATGGTGACCGAGAACATGTTCGGCGACATCATCTCGGACTTGGGCGCGGCGGTTGTGGGCGGGATGGGCATGGCGCCTTCGGGTGACATCGGGGACAAGCACGCCGTGTTCCAGCCTTCGCACGGATCGGCGCCGGACATCGCGGGCAAGGGGATCGCGAACCCGGTGGCGACGATCCTTTCGGTGGCGATGATGTTCGAGTGGCTCGGCGAGGACGAAACCGCTCGGTTGGTTTATGGGGCCGTAGAGCGAGTATTGGCCGATCCGAATAACCGGACGGCGGACTTAGGCGGGAGTAAGTCCACGGTGGCGATGGGCGATCTGATCGAGGCCGCGTTATAG
- a CDS encoding DUF1592 domain-containing protein — protein MNLRTTSLVLSLAAAASAAAPDPTPAFRKYCLQCHGKAAMGGINLEQMLAKEDFAAHFTQWDRVTAALDQQRMPPAKMPQPSAEERAALASWVKTSLNSQARKTAGDPGRVTLRRLTSAEYAYTLRDLTGVDFAFDGEFATDAVGGEGFTNFGDVQFIADASLERYLDAAKTVANHAVIGAGPLGFFDDPGKSGFELSAIRRIQHIYETYGFRAAAGEGGIPFGLERYSKAFYAAWSYQHRKTLGHPEWTLSRLAEREGLTVRFVEHIWNSVNLKDATYPTSEVIARFRRLPAPTGAAIDEKAVRDACEGLKDFSINWPRWLFAAGDLAKGGAGDERALVITDAALKAVDKHKFNFFLRMRRQNPDQQKEPETKGGPAATTRKIYFNVLDANPRAGEGKAVVSWRKPTVRTRGRDRGTGESKPLRDVLTPESAAALNPDADGDFITEGETRLALDVNLPPGSFGLALQVEAELLGAPEGAVMRVTISDREEAATGTPVWALMAEPASDGFKQWKSGVLDFAGAFPQASHGEPTPSDKDEIPEPFNNTYNQPERDYYHVRVKYLREDRFLREKMLDDATRVRLEQAWADLFASFEYHDAYFHFAAGKFKVDIRGKDGAPRSIADFSTAEIAAFPDTLRPFAETLRASHDRVQAAQLAAQPGHIGDAIDFASRAWRRPLTAKEKDRLRSFYTAARETEKLDHPAAIRALLARILVAPDFIYRLESPRSTSVAPLSNWEIATRLSYFLWSSQPDAELRRAAAAGELTGPANIRKQVKRMLTDEKARRFATEFFGQWLGFYRFDQHRGVDTGRFPEFTDKIKAAMYDEAVSFFEYLVREDRPAREMLSAEYTFVNKDLAALYGIAAKPAGDQAERVELAPGVHRGGMLRLGAVLTATSAPLRTSPVKRGDWVLRRILGTPVPPPPADAGSIPADPKQFGGLTVRQRLDQHRRNPTCAGCHTRIDPLGFALEHYDPIGRWRERYDESKPIEDSGTLSTGAEIAGYDGLFTYLRHEQPQVLRNFSNKLLGYALGRTVQLSDRPLIDSMVAAGGDAPVSDFIARIAASPQFRRIRATESEAPTAIAAAGGNE, from the coding sequence ATGAACCTGCGCACCACCTCGCTCGTGTTGTCCCTGGCTGCCGCCGCGTCCGCCGCCGCTCCAGATCCCACCCCTGCCTTCCGCAAGTACTGTCTCCAGTGCCACGGCAAGGCCGCCATGGGCGGCATCAACCTTGAGCAGATGCTCGCCAAAGAGGACTTCGCCGCGCACTTCACTCAGTGGGACCGCGTTACCGCCGCGCTCGATCAACAGCGCATGCCGCCGGCCAAAATGCCGCAGCCTTCCGCCGAAGAGCGCGCCGCGCTCGCATCGTGGGTCAAAACATCGCTCAATTCTCAGGCCCGCAAGACCGCCGGCGACCCCGGCCGCGTCACTCTCCGCCGCCTCACCTCCGCCGAATACGCCTATACGCTTCGTGACCTCACCGGCGTTGACTTCGCCTTTGACGGCGAGTTCGCCACCGACGCCGTCGGCGGCGAGGGCTTCACCAACTTCGGCGATGTCCAGTTCATCGCCGACGCCAGCCTCGAACGCTACCTCGATGCGGCCAAGACCGTAGCCAACCACGCCGTCATCGGCGCCGGCCCCCTCGGCTTCTTCGACGACCCCGGTAAGAGCGGCTTCGAACTCTCCGCCATCCGCCGCATCCAGCACATCTACGAAACCTACGGCTTCCGCGCCGCCGCCGGCGAAGGCGGCATCCCCTTCGGCCTCGAACGTTACTCCAAAGCCTTCTATGCCGCCTGGAGCTATCAGCATCGCAAGACCCTCGGTCACCCCGAGTGGACCCTTTCCAGACTCGCCGAACGCGAAGGGCTCACCGTCCGCTTCGTCGAACACATCTGGAACTCGGTCAATCTGAAAGACGCCACTTATCCCACTTCCGAAGTAATCGCCCGGTTCCGCCGGCTTCCGGCGCCCACCGGCGCCGCAATCGACGAGAAGGCCGTCCGCGACGCCTGCGAAGGTCTCAAGGATTTCTCCATCAACTGGCCGCGCTGGCTCTTTGCCGCCGGTGACCTCGCCAAGGGCGGCGCCGGCGACGAACGCGCCCTCGTCATCACCGACGCGGCGTTGAAAGCCGTCGACAAGCACAAGTTCAACTTCTTTCTCCGCATGCGCCGCCAGAATCCGGATCAGCAGAAGGAGCCCGAGACCAAAGGCGGGCCCGCCGCCACTACCCGCAAGATCTATTTCAACGTCCTTGACGCCAACCCCCGCGCAGGCGAAGGCAAGGCCGTTGTTTCCTGGCGGAAGCCCACTGTGCGCACCCGTGGCCGGGATCGCGGAACCGGCGAATCCAAGCCCCTCCGCGACGTTCTCACTCCGGAATCCGCCGCCGCGCTCAACCCGGACGCCGACGGCGACTTCATCACCGAAGGCGAAACCCGCCTCGCTCTCGACGTCAATCTCCCGCCCGGCTCGTTCGGCCTCGCCCTGCAGGTGGAAGCCGAACTTCTCGGAGCGCCCGAGGGAGCCGTGATGCGCGTCACCATTTCGGACCGTGAGGAAGCCGCCACTGGCACGCCCGTCTGGGCCCTTATGGCGGAACCGGCGAGCGACGGCTTCAAGCAGTGGAAATCCGGAGTCCTCGATTTCGCCGGCGCATTCCCCCAGGCCTCCCACGGCGAACCAACGCCCTCCGACAAAGACGAGATTCCCGAGCCTTTCAACAATACTTACAACCAGCCCGAGCGTGATTACTACCATGTGCGCGTCAAGTATCTCCGCGAAGACAGGTTCCTCCGGGAGAAAATGCTCGACGACGCCACCCGCGTGCGCCTCGAACAGGCTTGGGCGGATCTCTTCGCCTCCTTCGAATACCACGACGCCTACTTCCACTTCGCCGCCGGCAAGTTCAAGGTCGATATTAGAGGCAAGGATGGCGCCCCGCGTAGCATCGCCGATTTCTCCACGGCCGAAATCGCCGCCTTCCCCGATACGCTCCGCCCGTTTGCCGAAACCCTCCGCGCCAGTCATGACCGCGTTCAGGCCGCGCAACTCGCCGCCCAGCCCGGCCACATCGGCGACGCTATCGATTTCGCCTCCCGCGCCTGGCGACGGCCTCTCACGGCCAAGGAAAAGGATCGCCTTCGCTCCTTCTACACTGCGGCGCGAGAAACCGAAAAGCTCGATCACCCCGCCGCCATCCGCGCTCTGCTCGCGCGCATCCTCGTAGCGCCCGATTTCATCTACCGCCTCGAATCCCCGCGGAGCACGAGCGTAGCCCCGCTTTCCAACTGGGAAATCGCCACCCGACTGAGTTACTTTCTCTGGTCCTCTCAACCCGACGCCGAACTCCGCCGCGCCGCCGCCGCCGGTGAACTCACCGGGCCCGCCAACATCCGGAAACAGGTGAAGCGCATGCTCACCGACGAAAAGGCCCGCCGCTTCGCCACCGAATTCTTCGGCCAGTGGCTCGGCTTCTACCGCTTCGATCAGCACCGCGGCGTCGACACCGGCCGCTTCCCCGAATTTACCGACAAGATCAAGGCGGCCATGTACGACGAAGCGGTCTCCTTCTTCGAATACCTCGTCCGTGAAGACCGTCCCGCCCGCGAGATGCTCTCCGCCGAATACACCTTCGTCAATAAAGATCTCGCCGCCCTCTACGGCATTGCCGCCAAGCCCGCCGGCGACCAGGCCGAACGCGTCGAACTCGCTCCCGGAGTTCACCGCGGCGGCATGCTGCGCCTCGGCGCAGTCCTCACTGCGACCTCCGCGCCGCTCCGCACCAGCCCCGTCAAACGCGGCGATTGGGTCCTGCGCCGCATCCTCGGCACGCCCGTTCCGCCCCCGCCCGCCGACGCCGGTTCCATTCCCGCCGACCCCAAGCAGTTCGGCGGACTCACCGTCCGGCAGCGCCTCGATCAGCACCGCCGCAACCCCACCTGCGCCGGCTGCCACACCCGCATCGATCCGCTCGGCTTCGCCCTCGAACACTACGACCCCATCGGCCGCTGGCGCGAGCGCTACGACGAATCCAAACCCATCGAAGATAGCGGCACACTCTCCACCGGTGCTGAAATCGCCGGCTACGACGGTCTGTTCACCTATCTGCGGCACGAGCAGCCGCAGGTGCTTCGTAACTTCTCGAATAAGTTGCTCGGTTACGCCCTCGGCCGCACCGTCCAGCTTTCCGACCGTCCCTTGATCGACAGCATGGTCGCCGCCGGCGGCGATGCGCCGGTCTCCGATTTCATCGCTAGAATTGCCGCCAGTCCCCAGTTCCGCCGGATCCGCGCCACCGAATCGGAAGCGCCTACAGCCATCGCCGCCGCAGGAGGAAATGAATGA